Proteins from a genomic interval of Thermoanaerobacterium thermosaccharolyticum DSM 571:
- a CDS encoding VirD4-like conjugal transfer protein, CD1115 family produces MKFRVVLVILVLIADFLLGPFLCVFPLYARDYGFKNGSNIWMSYIKEKPLLGVFLLEKEEVRIPWMWLQPAFFAALISIFSPIYGRKKRKSDVMNLPEAFGQGQHGTARWRTEKEISKTFTVWNTNSNLSKGGFVVGAERERVWLDTGDGHCLVIGSTRSGKSRRVILPTIWNLGKAGESIIVSDPKGEIYSYSSEYLKKQGYKVILIDLRDPYRGNQWNPLLHVSSALDSNDYSAASQAAWDVANIISNQQQYTGDPIWPQSQESLTAALILAVSSFAPYEARHLGSVYEMLHQMGANGGDLLDEYFCSLPKEHPASSAYGVAALSEDRLRSSIFTGTAAQLRLWSDPAVIWLTSNQDHNLDDLGKEKAAVFIVIPDERSTRNVLASLYITQTYQALVDLANRNGGILPKRVNFILDEFGNLPSIPEFDRKVTVAAGRGMRFLLAVQDISQIKAKYRELSQTITGNCATWVYILTTDLETAKIISGKTGQYTVKTESYSSQVKNTDFSHGTTEGLTGRPLLLPDEVLRWPKDKSLILQARYNPAYLPLPDLSEWPANEDLIPSIVSDAIKKEVRAVPVWVPNIQEEEMTEADKTNESLLSKLR; encoded by the coding sequence ATGCGAGAGATTATGGTTTTAAGAATGGTTCTAATATATGGATGTCATATATAAAAGAAAAGCCTTTGTTAGGAGTATTTTTATTAGAAAAAGAGGAAGTGCGAATTCCGTGGATGTGGCTACAACCTGCTTTTTTTGCAGCATTAATTTCTATTTTTTCTCCTATATACGGTAGAAAAAAGAGAAAAAGTGATGTGATGAATCTACCTGAAGCGTTTGGACAGGGACAGCATGGTACTGCAAGGTGGAGAACAGAAAAGGAAATTTCAAAGACATTTACAGTATGGAATACAAACAGCAATCTATCAAAAGGCGGATTTGTAGTAGGTGCTGAAAGAGAAAGAGTGTGGCTGGATACTGGAGATGGACATTGCCTTGTAATAGGATCAACTAGAAGCGGAAAGTCTAGAAGAGTTATACTTCCTACGATTTGGAATTTAGGGAAAGCTGGAGAGAGTATTATTGTATCCGATCCGAAAGGCGAGATCTATAGTTATTCATCAGAGTATTTAAAAAAGCAAGGGTATAAAGTAATACTTATTGATCTTAGAGATCCATATAGAGGGAATCAATGGAATCCACTTTTGCACGTTTCATCTGCACTGGACTCTAATGATTATTCTGCTGCAAGTCAAGCAGCATGGGATGTTGCGAATATTATAAGCAATCAGCAGCAGTACACAGGTGATCCTATATGGCCACAGTCACAGGAAAGCTTAACTGCTGCTTTGATTTTGGCTGTGTCATCTTTTGCACCTTATGAGGCAAGACATTTAGGTAGTGTATATGAAATGCTACATCAAATGGGAGCAAATGGTGGAGATCTGCTAGATGAATATTTTTGCTCTCTTCCTAAAGAACATCCTGCATCTTCAGCTTATGGTGTTGCAGCACTTTCAGAAGATAGATTAAGAAGCTCAATTTTTACAGGAACTGCAGCACAGCTTAGGCTTTGGTCAGATCCTGCGGTTATTTGGCTTACATCAAATCAGGATCATAATTTAGATGACTTAGGGAAGGAAAAAGCGGCTGTCTTTATCGTTATACCTGATGAAAGGAGCACGAGGAATGTATTAGCTTCTCTATATATAACACAAACATATCAGGCTTTAGTTGATCTTGCAAACAGAAATGGAGGGATACTGCCAAAAAGGGTCAACTTCATATTGGATGAGTTTGGCAATCTTCCATCAATACCTGAATTTGATAGAAAAGTTACCGTTGCAGCAGGCAGAGGTATGCGGTTTTTATTAGCTGTTCAGGATATATCGCAAATTAAAGCTAAATATAGGGAACTTTCTCAGACGATTACAGGAAACTGCGCAACATGGGTATATATACTTACTACAGATTTAGAAACAGCAAAAATAATAAGTGGAAAGACAGGTCAATACACTGTTAAGACAGAAAGCTATTCTTCACAGGTTAAAAACACAGATTTTAGTCATGGCACTACAGAAGGCCTTACAGGAAGGCCTCTTTTACTTCCGGATGAGGTATTAAGGTGGCCAAAGGATAAATCACTTATTCTTCAAGCTAGATACAACCCTGCTTATCTTCCACTTCCTGATCTTTCTGAATGGCCTGCAAATGAAGATCTAATACCTTCTATAGTTTCAGATGCTATTAAAAAGGAGGTGAGAGCTGTTCCTGTTTGGGTACCAAATATTCAAGAGGAAGAAATGACGGAAGCAGACAAAACAAATGAAAGTTTGCTATCAAAATTAAGATGA
- a CDS encoding conjugal transfer protein TrbL family protein, whose product MLASIENMIMNSVTNFFSNILDSLLSLFVSFLGDEMALALKILNTPYITNAIYFTKLIAGTLLGVKVAAEALKAYILYTSGDSSARPFELVKRTGFAALMVSAGPWAVSTIYEWGTELAKAVASLPSTQANNPVAGLQNILSELSSFSSAVIFIALIALVVWILILVQTGIRAVEIAFLSVSAPIMAVGLTRPDEGVWTVWWRELIVLSLSQAVQTFMIRGFLSTGVNMQFSSPVLNLLMLIGWLWVAFKTPAVLRQFAYHTGMGSAVGQAGQSAGSMYILRKAILRG is encoded by the coding sequence TTGTTAGCTTCAATAGAAAACATGATTATGAATTCAGTGACAAACTTTTTTTCAAATATACTTGACAGCCTTTTAAGCCTTTTTGTCTCCTTTTTAGGAGATGAAATGGCTTTGGCTTTAAAAATCCTTAATACGCCTTATATAACTAACGCGATTTACTTTACTAAGCTTATAGCAGGAACTCTTTTGGGAGTAAAGGTTGCTGCCGAAGCATTAAAGGCATATATTTTATACACTTCAGGTGATTCCTCTGCTCGGCCTTTTGAACTGGTTAAAAGGACAGGCTTTGCTGCTTTAATGGTTTCAGCAGGTCCTTGGGCTGTGAGTACAATTTATGAATGGGGGACGGAACTTGCAAAGGCTGTTGCATCACTGCCTTCAACACAGGCAAACAACCCTGTTGCAGGGCTTCAGAATATACTTTCAGAACTATCTTCTTTTTCTTCTGCAGTTATCTTCATAGCTCTCATAGCATTAGTAGTCTGGATATTGATTTTGGTTCAGACGGGAATAAGGGCAGTAGAGATAGCTTTTCTTTCAGTTTCAGCGCCAATCATGGCTGTAGGACTTACAAGGCCAGATGAAGGCGTATGGACAGTATGGTGGAGAGAGCTTATTGTATTATCTCTCTCTCAAGCTGTTCAAACTTTTATGATAAGAGGATTTCTTTCTACAGGAGTGAATATGCAGTTCAGCTCACCTGTTTTGAACTTGCTGATGCTTATAGGCTGGCTTTGGGTAGCATTTAAGACTCCTGCTGTCTTAAGACAGTTTGCATATCATACCGGAATGGGATCTGCAGTAGGTCAGGCTGGACAGTCGGCAGGAAGCATGTATATATTAAGAAAAGCTATATTGAGGGGGTAA
- a CDS encoding PrgI family mobile element protein, which yields MYQVPKNISGKFELLPGFGWNELFFVLLGFLAGIFVYVVLSIFTQSLIRYLVVFIFTGLAYFLVIPGPDGSSVLSLIKYYIRWSKKQKRYLNILGGNRG from the coding sequence TTGTATCAGGTACCTAAGAATATTTCAGGAAAATTTGAATTGCTGCCCGGTTTTGGATGGAATGAACTTTTTTTTGTTCTCTTAGGTTTTTTGGCAGGTATTTTTGTCTATGTTGTTTTATCTATTTTTACTCAATCTTTAATAAGATATTTAGTTGTGTTTATATTTACCGGACTTGCATACTTTTTAGTTATTCCAGGACCAGACGGAAGCAGTGTGTTAAGCTTAATAAAATATTACATTAGATGGAGCAAGAAGCAGAAAAGATATCTTAATATACTGGGAGGGAATAGAGGTTGA